The region GGAAAATATTTTTTTTTGATTAAATCAAAAATTCCATACATCATTTTACCAGTATATATAGGATCTAATGGAATTCCCGTTTTTAAATAAAAATCATTAATAAATTGTATTAATTCATCGGTAACATTTCCATATCCTCCAAAATGATACTCACAAATTATATTCCAATTTGATTTGTTTACAAATTTACTAATATCATTTTTTAAAAAATCACCTTTTAACGAAGAAAAACCAATTATTTTTTGAATTTCATTTGATGAATTGATTAAACCAGAAATTGTACCACCTGTTCCTACTGAAGTACAGATATAATTAAAATCACTAGTTTCATCAGATAGTATTTCTTCACAACCTTTTATTGCTAATTCATTAGTTCCTCCTTCTGGAATTAAATAGAAATCGTTAAATTCATTATTTAATAGTTCAATAAAATGTGATGCTGTTTTTGTCCTGTACGTTGTCCTATCTATAAATTTAAAAGTCATCCCTAACGCTTGCGCCATTTTCAAAGTTGGATTCGCATCAATTTTATCTTTTAATTCCTCACCTCTTATAACACCAACCGTTTGGAATCCATATTCTTTTCCTGCTCCAGCAACAGCAACTATATGATTTGAATAAGCTCCTCCAAAAGTCAACAAGCTAGCTTTATTTTGTTTCTTAGCTTCAACAATATTGTATTTCAATTTCCTGAATTTATTGCCTGAAATAATGGGATGCAGTAAATCTTCTCTTTTAATATAGAGTTGAATAGACGTTTGAAATGGTAACGTTATTTTGAAAATATCAGACATAAAAAAATCCCGAGTCAATCGGGATTAAAATTATAAATTAATTTATTATTTTTTTGCTATGATTATTTTTTTATCAACTGATCCACTTTCTTTAGTATCTAGCTTAACAATGTAAACTCCGTCGCTTAATCCAGAAGTAGACACTTCAATCGTATCATTTTTACCTAAATTCTTTTTAGCAATTACCAACTTTCCTGTTACATCGAATAATTGACAAGAAACTACATCTTTATTCATTGTATTTACAATGGTTAAAGTACCTGCAGCATTGTTTTGATATACATCAAAATTATCAGCTAAATTTGCATTTTCATTAGATAATGAGAAATTTTTAAATGTAATTTCAAATCTCGTTTTATTATTACCCGCAGGCAACGTCATATCGAAAGTTCCATTTTTGATATCGTAATAAACACCAGTTTCTTTATCGTGAAGATAAATCTCTTGGTTAGCATTAAAATTACCACCTAAACCAGCTACCTTAATTTTAAAATTAGTTTGTTGAGCACAACGTAAACCTACTGGAATTTTCTTTTCCACATCAAACTTAACAGCTGTAGCTACATATTCATTATCAGTACCATTTACTATATAATAGAACTCAGCTGCTTCTGACGAAGGTGACCTACCGTCAAATCCATAATCAAAACCATCTGTAGCATTATCATCAAAGGCAATTGTTGTTGGTCTTACACCACCATTATTATACATCGCATGAATTCTAATGTAAGGTGACGTACCTTTTTTAATTTTTGTATAATCTATTCCCGCAACATTTGGAATCTCAGGGAAAAATTCTGAATTACCAGCATAAACATCTGCAGTTTGATTTTGAGCAGCTGCACTTCCCATTCTAGCAAATTCCGATTGATTAACAGCACCTTCTCTAACAAAAACTCTGTAACTATTTTTCATTGTAACAGAACCTGCAGCAGTACCCATAACCATAAACCCTTGACCTATAGGAGAAAATCTTCTTTGAAAAACAGTTCCAGAACCTAAAGCAGTTTCTTGACCACCCGCTCCATTATAATTCCAAAACGCAGCAGGAGTATAAACACCAGTTCCTGGATTATACACACCATAACCACCACTGTAAGCATCAATATAGTGTGAATTAACCACTACTTGTTCCCAGAAATAAGCTTGACCATTAGTAACTGCAGCATTAGCAGGGTCTAACAAAAACTGATTTAAATCAATTGCACTTGGATAAGGATTTCCTACTAATGTAAAATTACCTGCAGAAACAGGTACGCTAATATTACCATCATTTGGTTTTCCTCTAAAATCATATCGTTGTTTGCTTCCTGTATTATTTTGAACTCCATCTGCATCTACAACAGTTGCATCTGTACCCGAAGTTCCTTTCATAGTAAAACCTTCACCAGGATTAATACTTGTAGCTGAACCTACATGCACCCATTGTGCATAAGCATTTGAAGTAACAAACTTCCAAATCCAATAGGTTGCAATTCCAAGTGGACTAGAAGTACCGTCGTAAGACGACAACATAGTTGCAGGTACAGAAGTGATTAAACCTGTAGGTCTATTTAGCAAGGAAATACTAAATTGTTCGTTCCCTGAAACACCAGAAGCAGCACCTACAGGAGAACACCAATAATTATATTGATAATTATTCACAGTACCTTCTTGAAAAACTGATAATTTCCCCGCACCAAAGTTTGTTGAAGAACCTGTAGTCCCTTGTAATAATTGAGCTGTATTACGCATGTAAAAATTTGATGTATTCTGTAAATTCACATCTTGTTTCACATACATAAATTGATTCGTCATAAAAACGTAAGCTCCAGGATTCACATAAAGCTGAGCATTTGCAAAATTTGCAAGCGCAAGCAACACAGAAGATAGTATTATTTTTCTCATAAGCTACTGATTTAGCATTTAATAGACAAATGTACTACAACTACGTAAATTAGACAAATAAAATCGACTAAAAACAAAAAAATATTTTTTTTACAACTGAAAACCACCATAAAACTAATCTTTCGCTTTAGGATTACAAAAAAAATCAAAATTTTTTTTTTTAATTCATACATCAAAAAAAAGTTAATTTATTGTTTTTCATCGTATTTTTTTGCATGTAATCGATATTTTGATATATTTGCATTTGCAAAAAAAAATCAACTTAACAAGTCATGAATAAAAAATTACTTTTAACAACATTAATTTGTACTTCAATTAATTTCTTCAGTCAAGCACAAGTTGGTGTAGGTACTACCACTCCTAATGGAGCGCTTGATGTTACATCAACAACAAACGGTTTTGTACCACCAAGGGTTGCCTTAACCGCAACTAACGTTGGCGCACCAATTGTAAATCCTAATGGAGGTGGAAACCCAATAGCAGGTACAGTTGTTTACAATACCGCTACTGCTGGGACATCACCAAACAACGTGGCTCCAGGCTTATATTATTGGAATGGAACAAGATGGGTAGCTTTTGCTGGTTCTCCAGGAGGATTGGATTGGTCATTGACTGGAAATACAGGAACTTCAATCGCAAGTAATTTCTTAGGAACAAGTGATAATGTAGATTTTGCAATTAGAACTAACAATACTGAGCGAATGAGAGTACTTACTACTGGAAGAATTGCAGTAAATACTACCAACGTTTCACAAGCTGACAATCAATTTGAAGTTACTTCAACTATCGTTGGCGATGATGCCATTACGGGTAATTCAGTAGGAACAGGTGGTAGAGGCGTTCAGGGTAACAGCACACTTGACGGGACAGGAGTATTTGGTTATAATGACGGAACAGGTATTGGAATAGTTGGAACTAATGTAAACACAACAACAACTGCAGCTATTGGAGTATTAGGTAATTTAAGTACAACAACAACAACTGCCCCAACTTCGAATTTAGTAGCCGTTCAAGGACAAGTGAGCTCAATTAGCGCAACTGCAGTTAATGCTCTAAATTTTGGAGGTGGTATGGGACTTTATGCACAAACAACTGGCCCTACTCCAACTACAGCTGGTTCAAATGCAGCAGTTTACGCCTCTCTAGACCAACCTACTGCCGGAAATCAAGACGTTGCAGCCATAATAGGTTCTCAAAGCAATATTAACCAAGGTACTGGAGGCTATGCAGGTCCGTTAGCCGCTTCTTCAAACTCTTCACTAGGTGGAGTTGCTGGAACATTGGCTTCTAAAGTTATAAATGCAAATACTGATTCCTATTTATTTGGAGTGATTGGAGATGTTTTAAGAGACTCTAGTGTTGGTTCTTCCACAATTCCAGATAGAACTGGTGGAGTTATGGGCTATAATGGTTCAAATGCTTGGGGAGTTTTAGGCTACAGAGCTTCTAATGGTAATACCTATGGCGGTTATTTCAGCACAGGTGGTACAGCAGCTACACAAAATGGAACTGGAAGAGTTAGTAGTTCAACGAATGAAAACAATGGTATTGGAATTGGAGTAAATGGAAGTTTTATGGGTGGTTATGTTAAAGGTGACCAATACGGTTTAATGACCAAAGGTGATGAATTTGGTATGTACGTTGCTGGAAACACTTTAACCAACAAACCAATTGTTCAGTTAACAGAAGGTACATCTAAAAGAATTGCTACTTATGCAACTACATCAACATCAGTAGATGTTACAACAAGAGGTAAAGGAAAATTAAACAATGGAGAAACATTTGTAGCCTTCGATACTAACTTTTCTCAAACTGCAACAATATCTGAAGATGAGTTAAACATCACTATCACTCCAATGGGAGCCACAAATGGTGTATATGTAAGCAAAATTACTTCAACTGGATTTTTTGTTAAAGAAAATTTAAATGGTAAAAGTAATGCAAATTTCAGCTGGACAGCAATTAGCACACAAAAAGGATATAAAAATGGCGTTAAAATATCGAATGAAATTTTAGCTAATGATTATGACAAAAACATGAATGAAGTAATGTTTAATGAAGCAGATACTAAAAACGAGGCTAAACCAATTATGTTTGACGGTACTAAAATTAAATTCGAAAGATATAACGAACCAATTGAAAATCAAAAGAAATCAATTCCGGTTAACAAAAGAGAACGTGTTGTTCTTGAAAATGAAAAACCTAAACAATAAATAATTTCTTTTTCATATTTTAAAAAAGCCACATCGTTGATGTGGCTTTTTTTATTTCTTGTTGTTAATAACTTTTTACACAATACAAAAAAACGCCAATTACCCAAAAACAACGACACACTACCCCCTACTTAACTTTAACAATTATTAACAATCGTTCAAAATTTAAACATCATTTTTAAGATTTATTAGTTTTTTTAATAAAAAAAATTATATTTGCTTTCTAAACAACAAAAAAAACAAAAAAATCTACTCTAAAATGAAAACTAAACAAAATGATTTTGTTTGGACTGAAAGGTCTGTTGACAAAATTTTTAAATTCTTTTTTACACTACTATGTGCTTTAAATTTTGGGAATATCAATTCTCAAACTGTCGAAACCTTCAATACTGCCGGAACTGGTTCTTGGGTTTGCCCAGCAGGTGTAACTTCAATTAAAGTTGAAGCATGGGGCGGCGGCGGCGGCGGCGGTTATGCTAGATCAACTAACAGAGGTGCTGGCGGCGGCGGCGGCGGCGGTGCATATACAGTTTCAAATACAATCGCTGTAGTTCCAGGAACCACTTACTATTATAGAGTTGGAAGTGGTGGAACTGGCGGAACTGCAGCTGGAACCGCTGCTACACCTGGGCAATCGAGTTGTTTTTCTACCGCTACAAATTGTGGAGGAACTATTTTAGCTTCTGCAAATGGTGGTGGTGCTGGTGGTTCTGTTACCACGAATGCCCCTGGAACAGCTGGAGCTGGAGGAAGTGGTGGAACATTTACTTCTGGAAGTTTTAATGGAGGAAATGGTGCTGCTGGATCAAATGGAAATGGAGGAGGTAATGGCGGCGGCGGCGGCGGCGGCGGCGCTGGAACAACAGCAAATGGCGGAAACGCATCCGTATTAACTGGCGGAACAGGTGCAACTTTATATGGTGGAAATGGAGGAAATGGTGTCAATAGCAGTTCAGGAAATTCTGGATTAACTGTTGGTGGCGGAGGCGCTGGAGGACACCGTATGGGTGGAATTGATGCAGCTGGAGGAAATGGTGCCAATGGACAAATCATCATCTCCTATGCTGGATATTGTACTTTAGCAACTACATCTAGTACCTATTGGATAAGTAATTTTACCACAACTTTAGGATTAACAAACATAAATAATACTTCTACCTATTCAGCTGGTGGCTATGGAAATTACACAGCACAAAGCGTTAGTCAAATTGCCACAGGAAGTTTTAATTTTAGTGTAACATTGAATTCTGGAACCCATGGCGTTAATATATGGGTAGATTGGAATAACGATTTAGATTTCAACGATGCTGGTGAGAAAGTTTATGCATCAGGAGGATACGTTTCATCAGCTTCAGGAACAATAACAATTCCTGGAGGGACACCTGTTGGAAACTACAGAATGCGCGTTGTTGCAGACTATTTAAACACAGACCCGACAGCATGTGGAACAACAACATATACTGAAGGTGAAGATTATACTCTACAAGTAGCAACACCACCTACGTGTTATACACCAACAAGTCTAAGTGCTTCAGCTACTTCAACAACAACAGGAACAGCATCTTGGACAGCACCAACTTTAGGCACAACACCTATTGGATATCAATATGTAATTTCAACTTCGAATACTACACCTGGAGGTGCAGGAACAGCTGTTGCAACAACATCTGTTAACTTCACAGGGCTATTACCAAATACTACGTATTATGTTTTTGTAAGAACCAATTGTGGTTCAGGTGACTTTAGTTCTTGGGTAAGCACATCTTTTTATACTGGGTATTGCAGCTCAACTTCTACGACTTCAACTTATTTTATAAATAATTTCTCTACTACAGGAGGAACTTTAAATATAACAAATAACGGTTCTGGATATTCAGCAACTGGTTATGGAAATTTTTCAGCTCAAGTAGTAAGCCAACAACCTTTCGGTTCAGTGAACTTTTCAATTGCATTAAACAGTACTTATACTTTTGGTGTAAATATTTGGATTGATTGGAATGGCGATTTAGATTTTAATGATGCCGGTGAAAAAGTTTATGCATCAGGTTCTTATGTTAATACAGCAACGGGAGTTATTACTGTTCCTGGCACGGCTGTTGCTGGCAATTATAGAATGCGTGTTGTTGCTAATTACAGTTCAACTGACCCGCTTTCTTGTGGTTCAATTTCAAATGGCGAAACTGAAGATTATACCTTTACTGTTTTACCATCAGCTTGTCCGGGAATACCAACTGCTGTAGTAGTTGGCCCTGTTACAACAACGACTGCAACTGTTAACTGGACAGCTTCTTCACCAGCACCAGCAAGTGGTTACCAATATTATTTAACGACTTCAGCTACATTACCAACAGGAGCAACAGTTCCAACAGGAAGTACAGCTGCTGGAGTTACCACTGTTAACTTAACAGGCTTAACACCTAATACTACTTACTATGTTTATATAAGAAACAATTGTGGAAGCGGAAATGTTAGTCCGTGGACGTCTCAAGTTTCTTTCTATACTGGTTATTGTGTATCCAATTCATCAAGTAGTACCTATTTTATAAATAATTTTTCTACTACTTCAGGAACAACAAATATTACTAATAATGGCTCTGGTTATTCAGCAGGTGGTTATGGAAATTTCACCGCTCAAACAGTAACTCAAGCACCAAGTGGATCGGTTAATTTTTCAATTGCATTAAATAGCACTAATACATTTGGCGTAAATATTTGGGTGGATTGGAATAACGATATGGATTTTAATGACTCTGGAGAATTAGTGTATGCTTCTGGTGCATATGTAAATACAGCCACAGGTATCATTACAGTGCCAGCAACTGCAATTGCAGGAAATTACAGAATGAGAATTGTAGCTAATTATTCATCTTCAAATCCAAGTTCATGTGGAACTATTACGAGTGGTGAAACAGAAGACTATACCTTTAATGTTACAACGTTACCTTGTAATACCTATCCAATAGCAATTACAACAACACCAACGTCAATGACATCAACTACTATTTCATGGTCAGCACCTACTCCTGCTCCAGCTAGTGGTTACCAATATTACATTTCAACAAGTTCAACAGTACCTACTGCTGGAACAGCACCTACAGGAACTGTTGGCGCAGGTGTAACTTCTGTAAACGTTACTGGATTAGTTTCTAATACAACTTACTATGTTTATGTAAGAACAAATTGTGGTGGTTCACAAGGTGTTTGGTCAGGACCTTCAATTTTTACACAACCCAACTGTATGCCAGGTGGAGGTACAGGAACATCTACATTAGGTTGTCCTTCAGTTGTATCAGGAGGATTAGGTCTAAGTGGTACAGATCCCGCTCCTATAAGTTGTGGTTCATCAGGCTGTGTTGATTTAGAAGCTACTTATTTGCATTTAGGACAAACAACAAGTTATACAGTTCAATCTATTGGTTATGCACCACCTTATCAATTTGATTGTTTGGCCAACCAAGTGAGTGTGAATGTGGACGATACCTGGTCGCCAATTATAAACTTACCATTTAATTTCTGTTTTTACGGCACAAATTATAATCAATGCTTGATGGGTTCCAATGGATTAATCACATTTGACACCACAAACAATACCCCTGGTGGCTACTGTAGTTACTCATTTGCAGACAATATTCCAATTGCTGGACATTCAGCCTTAGTAGAAAATGCAATTTTTGGAGTTTTCCATGATATTGACCCTTCAAAAGGTGGAAAAGTTGCATGGGAATTGATTACATTAAACACAGGCTGTAGAGCCTTAGTAGCTTCTTGGCATGATATACCAATGTTCTCAGCTTCTTGTAATTCAATTCTTTACACAGGTATGATTGTTTTATATGAAAATACAAATGTTATAGAAGTTTACATAGAGAATAAGCAATTATGTCCTACATGGAATGATGGAAATGCAGTAGTAGGTATTCAAGATCCTACTGGAACTTTAGCTTCAGTTGCACCAAACAGAAACGGATTAAGTGCAGATTGGACCACAACTAACGAAGCTTGGCGATTTGTTCCTTCTGGCGCATCAATTACATCATTAAAATGGCATGAAGGTTCTGGTACATCTGGACCTGTTGTTGGGACAACAGATGTTATAAATGTTTGTCCTGCTGGAACAACAACTTATACTGCTGAAGTAACATACACTTTATGTAATGGAACAACTTTAGTGGAGACTGACGAAGTAGTTGTTACAGTAAGCTCTGGAAAAACATGGAATGGTTCAGTAAGTACAAACTGGAATGTTGCAAATAACTGGACACCAGTAGGCGTACCAACTAGTGCTGATTGTGTATTAATTCCAAACGTAACTAACAAACCAATTATTTCTGGTACAAATTATAGTGGATTGGCTAGAACTGTGACTGTTCAAAACGGTGCAACATTAACAATAACCGCTACAAATGCTTTAACTGTAACGGATGTGATTAATGTGAGCGCTGGTGGTCAAATTTTAGTAAATAACAACGGAAGCATTGTTCAAATTAACAATGTAACCAATGTTGGAAATATTACTTACGAAAGAACGGCTAACATTAGAAAACAAGATTATGTATATTGGTCTTCTCCAGTTAATAATTTCCCTGTAACTTCAGTATCTCCTGGAACAAACGCAGGTTTTATATATAAATGGCAACCAACTACAACAACTGCTTATGCAAGTAACTTTGGTAATTGGGTAAATGCAAATGAAAATATGGTTATTGGTAAGGGTTATATCGTAAGAGGACCTGATTCTTTTACTACTACTTTACAAAATTACACGGCTACTTTTACAGGTGTACCAAATAATGGAAATATTACAGTACCTATCAGTAGAAGTACTTATAATGGAGCTAATTATACAGGACCAACAAGTACATTAGTAACTAAAGATGATGATAATTGGAATTTAATTGGAAACCCATACCCATCATCTATACATGCAATTAATTTCTTAACATTAAATACTAATATTGCTGGATTTATTAAAGTATGGACTCATGGTACTTTACCAAGTAGCGCAATTGCAGATCCATTCTACAGTGATTTTGTATACAATTATACTCCTGGAGATTATATTACCTATAACTCAACAGGAACATCATCAGGACCAGGTGTATTTAATGGATATATTGCAGGTGGCCAAGGATTCTTTGTATTAATGAATCATACCTCAGCAGGAACTTCTGAAACAGTTAGTTTTAATAATACATTAAGAAGTAATACTTATAGTAATAGCCAGTTTTTTAGAACTAATAATGCGCAACAAGTAAATGCTGATTTAGAAAGACATAGAATTTGGTTAGATTTAATTTCTTCAAATGGAAATTCAATTAGAACTTTAGTTGGATACATACAAGGTGCAACTAATTCAGAAGATAGATTAAACGATGCATTTACAGATGAGAAATTAAACTTTAATTTATATTCATTAATTGAAGATAAGATGATGACAATTCAAGGTAGAACTTTACCGTTTGACAATAACGACCAAGTGCCATTAGGACTTAAAGTTAATCAGGCTGGAATGTATACTATTGGAGTTGGAGTAGTAGATGGTTTATTTACAAATGCTAATCAAAAAATATATCTTGAGGATAAATTATTAAATATCATCTACGACATCAAACAGTCTGCTTATACTTTTATTTCAGAAGCTGGAACTTTTAATAATAGATTTGTTTTAAGATATACTACTAAATCTGATGCACAATTAAGTTCAGATAATTCAATTAGTGTATTTACAAACAACAGTATTGCTATTAATTCTAACAAACTTAAAATTAAAGATGTTCAAGTTTATGATGTATTAGGTAAATTAATTTTAAACAAATCGAACATTAATAAAGTTAATATAGAATTAACTGAAATTATGAAAGCAAATGGAGTTTTACTTGTTAAGATTACTCTTGAAGACAATACCGTTTACACGAAAAAAATTATTTACTAATTAAATAATTTAACTTATCTAAAAAAAGGGACTTTTAAATTAAAAGTCCCTTTTTTATTTAAGGCATTTTTAAAAACTATTGTGTGAGGTTTCGTTTA is a window of Flavobacterium indicum GPTSA100-9 = DSM 17447 DNA encoding:
- a CDS encoding 1-aminocyclopropane-1-carboxylate deaminase/D-cysteine desulfhydrase, whose protein sequence is MSDIFKITLPFQTSIQLYIKREDLLHPIISGNKFRKLKYNIVEAKKQNKASLLTFGGAYSNHIVAVAGAGKEYGFQTVGVIRGEELKDKIDANPTLKMAQALGMTFKFIDRTTYRTKTASHFIELLNNEFNDFYLIPEGGTNELAIKGCEEILSDETSDFNYICTSVGTGGTISGLINSSNEIQKIIGFSSLKGDFLKNDISKFVNKSNWNIICEYHFGGYGNVTDELIQFINDFYLKTGIPLDPIYTGKMMYGIFDLIKKKYFPEESKILAIHTGGLQGIVGMNEKLKIKNKAQIIV
- a CDS encoding T9SS type A sorting domain-containing protein; this encodes MRKIILSSVLLALANFANAQLYVNPGAYVFMTNQFMYVKQDVNLQNTSNFYMRNTAQLLQGTTGSSTNFGAGKLSVFQEGTVNNYQYNYWCSPVGAASGVSGNEQFSISLLNRPTGLITSVPATMLSSYDGTSSPLGIATYWIWKFVTSNAYAQWVHVGSATSINPGEGFTMKGTSGTDATVVDADGVQNNTGSKQRYDFRGKPNDGNISVPVSAGNFTLVGNPYPSAIDLNQFLLDPANAAVTNGQAYFWEQVVVNSHYIDAYSGGYGVYNPGTGVYTPAAFWNYNGAGGQETALGSGTVFQRRFSPIGQGFMVMGTAAGSVTMKNSYRVFVREGAVNQSEFARMGSAAAQNQTADVYAGNSEFFPEIPNVAGIDYTKIKKGTSPYIRIHAMYNNGGVRPTTIAFDDNATDGFDYGFDGRSPSSEAAEFYYIVNGTDNEYVATAVKFDVEKKIPVGLRCAQQTNFKIKVAGLGGNFNANQEIYLHDKETGVYYDIKNGTFDMTLPAGNNKTRFEITFKNFSLSNENANLADNFDVYQNNAAGTLTIVNTMNKDVVSCQLFDVTGKLVIAKKNLGKNDTIEVSTSGLSDGVYIVKLDTKESGSVDKKIIIAKK
- a CDS encoding beta strand repeat-containing protein; amino-acid sequence: MNKKLLLTTLICTSINFFSQAQVGVGTTTPNGALDVTSTTNGFVPPRVALTATNVGAPIVNPNGGGNPIAGTVVYNTATAGTSPNNVAPGLYYWNGTRWVAFAGSPGGLDWSLTGNTGTSIASNFLGTSDNVDFAIRTNNTERMRVLTTGRIAVNTTNVSQADNQFEVTSTIVGDDAITGNSVGTGGRGVQGNSTLDGTGVFGYNDGTGIGIVGTNVNTTTTAAIGVLGNLSTTTTTAPTSNLVAVQGQVSSISATAVNALNFGGGMGLYAQTTGPTPTTAGSNAAVYASLDQPTAGNQDVAAIIGSQSNINQGTGGYAGPLAASSNSSLGGVAGTLASKVINANTDSYLFGVIGDVLRDSSVGSSTIPDRTGGVMGYNGSNAWGVLGYRASNGNTYGGYFSTGGTAATQNGTGRVSSSTNENNGIGIGVNGSFMGGYVKGDQYGLMTKGDEFGMYVAGNTLTNKPIVQLTEGTSKRIATYATTSTSVDVTTRGKGKLNNGETFVAFDTNFSQTATISEDELNITITPMGATNGVYVSKITSTGFFVKENLNGKSNANFSWTAISTQKGYKNGVKISNEILANDYDKNMNEVMFNEADTKNEAKPIMFDGTKIKFERYNEPIENQKKSIPVNKRERVVLENEKPKQ
- a CDS encoding GEVED domain-containing protein gives rise to the protein MKTKQNDFVWTERSVDKIFKFFFTLLCALNFGNINSQTVETFNTAGTGSWVCPAGVTSIKVEAWGGGGGGGYARSTNRGAGGGGGGGAYTVSNTIAVVPGTTYYYRVGSGGTGGTAAGTAATPGQSSCFSTATNCGGTILASANGGGAGGSVTTNAPGTAGAGGSGGTFTSGSFNGGNGAAGSNGNGGGNGGGGGGGGAGTTANGGNASVLTGGTGATLYGGNGGNGVNSSSGNSGLTVGGGGAGGHRMGGIDAAGGNGANGQIIISYAGYCTLATTSSTYWISNFTTTLGLTNINNTSTYSAGGYGNYTAQSVSQIATGSFNFSVTLNSGTHGVNIWVDWNNDLDFNDAGEKVYASGGYVSSASGTITIPGGTPVGNYRMRVVADYLNTDPTACGTTTYTEGEDYTLQVATPPTCYTPTSLSASATSTTTGTASWTAPTLGTTPIGYQYVISTSNTTPGGAGTAVATTSVNFTGLLPNTTYYVFVRTNCGSGDFSSWVSTSFYTGYCSSTSTTSTYFINNFSTTGGTLNITNNGSGYSATGYGNFSAQVVSQQPFGSVNFSIALNSTYTFGVNIWIDWNGDLDFNDAGEKVYASGSYVNTATGVITVPGTAVAGNYRMRVVANYSSTDPLSCGSISNGETEDYTFTVLPSACPGIPTAVVVGPVTTTTATVNWTASSPAPASGYQYYLTTSATLPTGATVPTGSTAAGVTTVNLTGLTPNTTYYVYIRNNCGSGNVSPWTSQVSFYTGYCVSNSSSSTYFINNFSTTSGTTNITNNGSGYSAGGYGNFTAQTVTQAPSGSVNFSIALNSTNTFGVNIWVDWNNDMDFNDSGELVYASGAYVNTATGIITVPATAIAGNYRMRIVANYSSSNPSSCGTITSGETEDYTFNVTTLPCNTYPIAITTTPTSMTSTTISWSAPTPAPASGYQYYISTSSTVPTAGTAPTGTVGAGVTSVNVTGLVSNTTYYVYVRTNCGGSQGVWSGPSIFTQPNCMPGGGTGTSTLGCPSVVSGGLGLSGTDPAPISCGSSGCVDLEATYLHLGQTTSYTVQSIGYAPPYQFDCLANQVSVNVDDTWSPIINLPFNFCFYGTNYNQCLMGSNGLITFDTTNNTPGGYCSYSFADNIPIAGHSALVENAIFGVFHDIDPSKGGKVAWELITLNTGCRALVASWHDIPMFSASCNSILYTGMIVLYENTNVIEVYIENKQLCPTWNDGNAVVGIQDPTGTLASVAPNRNGLSADWTTTNEAWRFVPSGASITSLKWHEGSGTSGPVVGTTDVINVCPAGTTTYTAEVTYTLCNGTTLVETDEVVVTVSSGKTWNGSVSTNWNVANNWTPVGVPTSADCVLIPNVTNKPIISGTNYSGLARTVTVQNGATLTITATNALTVTDVINVSAGGQILVNNNGSIVQINNVTNVGNITYERTANIRKQDYVYWSSPVNNFPVTSVSPGTNAGFIYKWQPTTTTAYASNFGNWVNANENMVIGKGYIVRGPDSFTTTLQNYTATFTGVPNNGNITVPISRSTYNGANYTGPTSTLVTKDDDNWNLIGNPYPSSIHAINFLTLNTNIAGFIKVWTHGTLPSSAIADPFYSDFVYNYTPGDYITYNSTGTSSGPGVFNGYIAGGQGFFVLMNHTSAGTSETVSFNNTLRSNTYSNSQFFRTNNAQQVNADLERHRIWLDLISSNGNSIRTLVGYIQGATNSEDRLNDAFTDEKLNFNLYSLIEDKMMTIQGRTLPFDNNDQVPLGLKVNQAGMYTIGVGVVDGLFTNANQKIYLEDKLLNIIYDIKQSAYTFISEAGTFNNRFVLRYTTKSDAQLSSDNSISVFTNNSIAINSNKLKIKDVQVYDVLGKLILNKSNINKVNIELTEIMKANGVLLVKITLEDNTVYTKKIIY